The genomic window GTCATTAGTGATTGCTTCGGGACCGTTATTTTCAGAAGACCCTCAGCGTCGAGAGCTAGTGTCGGGGACATTGTCGCAatgttaatatgaataaatggTATGAGTTTCAAATATACAATTACGCATTGCGACTTTTCAATTCTTCGAGTTTGGGAATTTGAGAAATAAACACttgaaaattgtttgaaaactCCTTGGTATTAcagctttaataaataattttgatagttctccaatttatttttaattatgtgtgTGATATTATCATacgtaaattttttttgaattcaATCAACTTCCATTTACTTTACCTCTGACctaaataatagattattaaaacaatttattataaaagtaagtgttttttttatataaatatttttatttagaaaccaTTAGTTATCTGAgttgagtattttttattatctttaaaatacaaaattatttagtaaaaatattcagAAAACTTATGAGAcataatctaataatattatataaatacgttttaaacaaaatacaaataaattattataatatttaacaataaaaacgatTCACcgtaaaagttaattttttttttaataatctttcattatttaaaaacaagttaaaCATCTAAATGTAATCTTATATTCagtatgttttatatgaataaacgtTAAAATACGTACTGAGAGATGTCACTAAAATCATAACTGACCGCAGGGGGCAAATGATAAGAACGTTAGCACTATTGTCAAACAATTTAGCAAACTTTAGACAATATGAACTCGATGAGATCTGAGACTGTATGAACTTAAAAACGTGGCTTCAATTATCTTCATGTAGCACTCAGTTTAAACCCGAAAATTtggttaaatgtttttttatgctGTAGAAAGGAATAATCATATTGTGACGCATTTGTTTACACAAACCTATAAAAGAGTAGGGTGGTCGAGTGGTAGAATTAGCTTTAACCCTTCTCCTCgacaggagaggaggcctttgcttAGCAGTAGAACATTTACGAGaagtaattttatgtttttttactaaTGAGACGGTGTAttaaatcgtaaaatatatgacaaacactttttaaaaaaaaaaaactacaaattttaaaaattatatcgagattatatatttcttttttataaatggaaaataCTTTCTGTGTTAAATAAAAGACGTAACGAAGATTTAGAAATTcgtttttggaaaaaaaatttaattgcataCTCGGGCCGCCGTTCCACGGCTCTAGGCAATGATTCTTATCGCGTGGCTTATTGAAAAAGGGGCGCATTCCTATCACGCATAAATCAGGCCCAACAGTATTTCTTTCAACCACTACATGCTGGATTTTATTGCCCACTTATTGGCCAATTATTACTGAAATCAATGAAAAATTGCCATTTCACACTTGTTACGGAATTAGGAAACTCAGAATCATACTTAGATCTATACAAAACAATTTCAGTATCGTCCGTGACaggttattgaattaaaatcgtttttatttgcgtacataataaatctatataacatgtttaaatttagaaattgcATGAATACGAGAAATAGGTACatacacatttaaaaatcgtaatgtattttatacttttatttcgaAGCAATGACTAAAATTATTTGAGGGAAATTCTCAGGCATAATTTTGAAATAGGATGActaaaaatttgttttgttaaataaatatatggctAAGTCTAATATTTTTACCATGGCCTAAATCGACGTTAATTTTGCAATAATTAtaacgtttaattaattattattgcaaaatGATCtctaatagttataaataacaataattttacattttgcgAATATTTTCGTAGTTTATaggaaacttatttaaaataaataattttaattagattttctgtttagattaatattatatatttgaattgattGCACTAATTAAGTCTAGAGCATGTTGGgatgtttgaaattaaatgaaatgatcgcctccaggctgcttcaaataactaaaatataattatcattgtacataataatggttaaaaatatatatatatatatatcccgctgagtttctttcgccggttcttctcaggtccgaggtgctaaattccgaaccggtggtagatttttgacaatcaataagcaagtgtaaacacttctatattgaataaagatttttgactttgacttttgtGAATCGTTAAATTTTGAtgagtattataaatacataattaatatcgcTATAATCGATCACATATTTTGTGATTGCGTCCTATCTCTTAACAATTTCCAGCTGTAAATGTAAATGCGTTCATTTCTGGTGGTTTTTAAAAAGGGTTTATtcgaaaggttttttttttatatttattacgtacaTATTTGGTACACTTTCaaactaatattaattgttgtattttaatcttatatttttttatttcattaattattttgtcaatgAATCGTTGATTCTAATTTCCGtagtacaattttaataaaacctctgTATTTAATGAAATGGTAAATACTCGCTGCCCATAATGGTCTGGAGAGATCAATGTACAGTCAGCGCTTACGATACGGGAAGCTAAACGCACAGTTATTTCATGATACGgtcaaatattaatgattataatataagtattataaaatagttacattATCCACCATTAGAAACACTGATTTACACGTTTAGCGGaccatattatgaaataaacccATTTTATGAAATTGTCCAAGGAAGCGTAAAGTAATCAATTAGGATCTAATCTTGAAATCTATCGACCAATTTCGCCGACGGTCTATTCTCACATATTTACctactaaaacatattttcagCTCCCATACTGTACATATAAAGCAGTGTTTAAAGACGAatgattttaacaaattattttttaacataggcACTAACCGTAGGAAAAGTTCATAAACGCAAGGATAAAATCAGAAATTAGGTAATACGGAAAAGGACTGGAGATGATTTGCAGAGTGATGGGGTATTGAGGTATTTGCGTATATCGATAGACCGATGGCTATTGAAGCAAAGTCTTAAAGATCACGGATCGGCAAACGCATCGTAGTTCAAGCCCCGTGGACCCATGACCTGAAGACAGTGGCGGGACCCGACTAGATCCGAAAGGCGGAGAACCGGACGGTTTGCCGCACCCTGGAAGACTCCTATGGGCCtatgatgataatgatttttatttatgatatatttttttaaatatttataaatagcttaGGAGTTTATGTCTGTGGTCGATTAGTTAACGTTTAACCGGGAACAATTAgtgattgttaaataaatagttaaaaggCAGAGTAgagaattataatttagaagACTGTCGAACTAGCAGAATATATAACtatcactttttattaaaataatattgaattagtgatttatgttgtatgtataattattaatcggTATCAATGTTGgattcgttatttttaatatttttgctaaATGCACATTTTGGTGTCCCTAAAATTACGGTGGcgttattacatatattagaaTCCATAATTTTTCTCTTACATTTTAGTGTAAGAAATACAtctttcttgtatttttatagatCACCTAAAAGCCTTACCTTAAGAGGTACTCAAAACGCGCCAATAGATATTTCAcaaaaatgacaaattaaaaatttgtcgattaaaaaaaaactcaagctAATTAACATGCGTCATGCATAAAAGCATCAAAATTGTATCCTTCAACTTCAACCTttgagataaaaaattataacactaataataacacatgaaatatctaattattaaatatccttTGAGACGTCTGTATAGGTTCGATGTTTGAAGCAATTACGTGCTTAGCCTCAACTAGGACTCgacttttgtttaaaaatagacaaaCGGAATCGTACGAAGGCGAGTGCACCAAATGTATCATTTCATAAAGTTTACGTTAGTAGGTGTATTTATTGCTCGGCGGCCATATTCTTTTCTCAAATGTTTAGGTTTGCACGTAACGATGACTGTAGAAATGATCGTTGCGTATAATGCGTTCCAACTGTTCTATTCTATACTTATGGTGTAAGCGGCGATGAGCAACGGTACTCaatggaatacaacaataataaaacctgTATTCTATTATGGGtactaaaatattcataaaaaaaataaataaataaaataaaaagcctttTATTGCTGGCATAAATTACAGTTAATTatgatttacattataattataatattagataataatgtgcattaataatatagttatgttaattggattgataaattaaattaaaataatataaaatttatacttaatataaaaaataagattaaaatgcaCGAACCCCTCTTATGTGAGGGTGAAGGCCTCCTCCAGATCTTTGGCAATCGTCTTCCAGTTTTTACccgctatttttattatgtcgTTATCCCAACGAGTTATTGGTCTTCCTCTCTTTCTAATACCGGCAGGACCCGCCATAAGGTCAGTCTAGAAGTCCAACGGTCATCGCTCATCCTGGCTACATGGCCTGCCCAGCGCCACTTTAGCTTCTGAGAGAAACTAAGTGCATCTGTAACTTTAGTCTTTTCCCGTTTGATATTGTGTGgaactttttgtatttttctcaCATTTGCAATGCTTCTTTCCATGCTTCTTTGGCAGGatctgattttgttttttactcgTAGCGAGTATTTACATGTTTGGCAGCCGTAGGTGATAGAGGGGAGCAGGCATGTGTCCATTAGTTTCTTCTTTAAATTGATTGGCATGGTATCCCTTCACTATTTCTTTTAGACTCCAGAACTTTTTCCACGCTCCTGAAATTCTTCGTTCAACTTctaattcattgttttttttccaGAGGAAATTTGTTTGCCTAGGTATATATAACTATCTACGTAATCAAATGGTTTTTGGTCTGATATATGGGGGGTTTTGTACTGTTGGtgataatttttgtttcattcaaatttatttcaaaacccACTTCGTAGCTCATAGTTTTTAGTGACTGTATCACTGATTGCATCTCTTTAACACTTTCGGATAGTAGAATAATATCGTCGGCAAATCTTAGATGGCTGATGTATTTACCGTTAATGTTCAGCCCTGTTATTTCCCAATTCAGATTTCTGAAGACGCTCTCCAGTACAGCTATAAAAATTCTCGGAGATAGTGGGTCGCCTTGCCTTACGCCTCTCCTTATGGATATCGGTGGTCCTGTCGTCTCAAGTTTATCTCTGCTTGTGCAGTTGTTgtacaaatactttataatttctatatactTGTATTCTACGTGTTGTGAGCTTACGGCAGTCCATATAGAAGAGTGTCGTATTGTGtcgaaaaactaaaatattatgacacGTTTAttcaggaaatatttatttataaatatttattttgagggaataattattatttttaaataatattaaaatgatttaataataaataatcatcgaATATCAACTTCGCACGATTATAGATTTACAACAGAAAGTTATACTTGAAAATATTAGATTAGTTGTTCCTCAACTGGACTAAACTAGATAACCGATCGTAATAAACAACCTAGACCTACTTAGCTCGAGACCTGGaaaggaaaaaaattatataaaacacggGCTTACGAGTAAAATTATTGGTAGGGAGTGTCGCGAGCAACAGCGGAAGTTAATACCTATGCCGTGAAGTTCGCAGGTTTAAGTCCGAGTAAGCACTACTGAATTCATATTTGCTTGTGTGtacaatttatctcgtgctcagcagttaaggaaaatatcgtgataTAACCTGTATGAGTATCACTTAACCACAAGAGTGAGATGTGGCCTTGACCAGAAGTGGGTGAGCCATTTACAGGTTGATGAAACTACAGGttgtctttattttttgttttcttcttAAACAATCAGtttcatcaaatatatatgtaaacccGTAATATCAACATGAGCAATGAAAACCTCACTGAGCTGAACCAATAAAATCCGAAGTAACCAATTCCGAGCATTCAAGATGCAACGTTCTATAAGTATGATAACAATTTCGCTGGTAATtcgtttcaattatttaataaattgaaagtaCTATTGGGACGATACGAAAGCTATTTAGTCCTTAACATGTCACAAGCAATTATATAAATGCAAAGTGCATTTAGATCGTTTTGTATTTGGATCAACGGAACACGTAAGAGGTCATTTGCATAACACCTATGAATCTGAAGTGCGGCAAACGTTACAGAGTCCTATTAAGGTAAGATTGTAGCGTTGATTGCAAAACTACCTCGTAGTCTGCTCAGTTTGCATTACAATTTCGATTACTCTATAACAAATCGGCCTAGTTATATAGTTATGGTGTGATTGTAACGGTACAAGCGCATAGTAGCCACGGTATGGAAGTTCTTTTATATCCTTATTTGCGCGTGAGCATCTAATACTCATAGAGCATCTAATATTTTGGTTTTACAgtctattaacaataaatatttaatgcgaATTCCTGTAATCAACGTGGAAGCATATcacttacttattaatagtcaaataaaaactaacaacGGTTTGGAATGGAAATACTCTCAGAATTAAGAAAAACCACtgatatttgaattaagaacacaactttaaatattattttagatgaaataaatagccgaaatgtatttaattgagggttttgaatattgttaaaatttgctCCTATTTTGCACGGGTAACATTAATAGTTAACGTAATGAACATCGACCCAAGCGATCTATCTATTCGCccgtattgtaatatattttcccGTACACGACGCACGCCCCACGTCTCATTTTGATGCGCTTATTTAAACATCTTTTAATATCTCAATCTTTCACTCCAAATTGCAAAGAGtaaatgtgattattatttacggataacgattattttaatatgaaataatgcaTAACAAATGAATTGAATTACAGTTGTCGTTTATCTCTTTtcctctttttaaatataaaaaaatgactgtGGTATTTACTGTAGACATTTCggatgtataaaatttatacaaaggtgatttgttataaagttttgaCAGTGTTTGTTTCAAAAATGTCCTAGACTGTCTTGGTATAcgatgacaaaatattttttagttcaaaaatataaacatagtatGTAGCCCATATTCGTCCTGAACTGTTTGTATCGTGTTTTGAAAGTCTCATGAATCGGATTAGTAGTTCGGCATGAATTCGGATAAAAGAAATACACTTCAAATTAGTTAAAACTAGCAATAATGAAacactttaattttgtaattttcattcACCACAATGGAAAATTATTGGAAATATcgataatcatttttaataaaagccagTTGTAGTAcgcaatcaataattattttgtatttagacATTAATTCTTACGCGATACCTCTTCGGTAGCAAACTTATCGTATTTATAGCGGTTGAATTAACTATGATGTCAAGACATTAtactgaattatattaatatatttaaaaaattaatattattttttaatttcaaaaccaAAGAGCAAATCAAATTTccgatatataattttttatacttttgaaaCTAACTTATTTAAGTTCGTTTTGATTTTCTATTTGCTCTAGTGATCCACTAAAATGCTCCGcgcgctccatctgccttttgttttatagtcATTATAGTCCTTCATACATGGTATTATAAGTTGTAGTTAaaaagatacatacatacatcgtGCTATATATACGAGCTATATCGTAACACGGTCCAGTCTGCACGATGTCTCGTGTttacaaagaaaacaaataaatgcatCAGACACGTGGCTCCGTGTTTGTTAAAGCTAAGGCCAACAGAACGCGCACCTGACTCAAAGGAGATCATTGTTTACTACCCGATTGATTACGACGCAGCCATTCCACTTAATTCCTGAGGACTAATTGGAGACCAACACAGTAAGGGCTGTCATCAACGACCACAGACACATCGCTGTTTGAAGTCTACTCatacgtaaataaatgtttatcggGTTTACGCGTTTACTCGTTGtcttatacttattaaaaactttacccTTTTCTCGTTACTTAAAtttgtatcatttatataaaaaataagttatcaaTCATAAAATTCATTCTTTTATCAAAGACAGTGCTCACGACGTCCAGAAATGTCTAAAATAAAccacaaacaaataatttatttgaaaataaacttataacagaatttaaaagaaaataaatatgttaaaaatacttTGTCGTTTTTTTGGTAAgcgataattatacaaaatactacAAATCCGAAGTAATAATGTCAGTTGGATAAGTCTTGTGTTCATTATATAATAGGAACTGGGCGACCAAgcttttctatattaataagtaattgaaaaaacccacataaataaacataaagagCCAAAACCTTGTTAACTACATACAAAATTGAAGCCAAATCGCTAGAACCGTCTCAGATATACAgaattacatacataagtacataaaattgattgctcatttaatattataaggcaTGCATCCTTGCCGTCCTAATACTAAGGAATGTATTCttaaaaccaaaattaaatgttacgCAATTCTGAGAACCGGTGGTCAGCATCACGTACATACGTGTGTTTTGAAGACGTTTATTGTTTCAAGGAGGAAGCCCTCCCGAACTATCGGCCAGAGCGCTCCCGACAAACATGTAATAcgattgttttcaaaataaacactTATAACTATTCTTGTGGTTTTATTCTTTGACGGCTGTTAAtctttttctgtttatttttcttgGGTCATTTAAAACGACTACTTTTTATAAAGGAAACGTTTTTACTATTTTGTGATCGGAAtgcttttatttctttcttcGGTACAATGACAACGACTTTTTGTGAATTTTTAGGATGATTTAgaacaatcattaaaattatttattccataGAGTTAGTTTATGTAAAGTATTATGTTAATCTATTGCTACtgaattcaattaaatgttaacaGATTTACAGGTTGAGTCAAGAAAACACGGATAAATGATGTTCTTTCAttcattagaatatttaaaatattatattattattaatttctgctcgcggcttcgctcagTTGTATGAGAAGGATGGGGGGAAATGCAAGTGTTAGTTATATTTTCCCAACATAAAAAGTAACCCATGTGGTATTCCAAACTTTAATCAATCTCTGCGCAAAATTTCGTTCAGATCCGCTCTTCCATAAAACATAAATTCGTCCAAacgttcacatttataatattaggaaggTAGTAAGATCTGGATAgtattgttttgaaaatttgGTGTTGTTCTattgtcatataatattttaatttgcagCGCttgcgatttatttattttataattcatctttaaCTAGACGTCTGTTTTTAGACGGCTGCGGTTATCATGGAGGGTTTCCTTCATCATATGGCGCCGCAGTTCCTGCACCCAGCGCTGCAGAGTTTCGGTTGTGGTGCATTTCGGCCGATAGGAGGTGCTTTTCATCCGCTTTATCCCGGAAAAGCATTTGCTAGACATTTGGGAGAGCAATACGCTCTTGGACAAAGTGTCGGGCAAGCATTAAGAGTGTGTATTCATTTTGACCATATTAAGTTTGAGTTAATCGTAATTAAATAACCTAAACGGTTATTGATATGTTTAATATTCAGAGTCGTATTACGTtgaagtacaaataaaaaagaacaattttaaCATCTGACAGTATCGCTTTGTACCGCACAAGTAAACGCATTGTGAATATGGAACATGGAGGTGTTAAAAGTTGTCTGTGGAACctgtattattactattaagttATTGTCTCATTTAACGGCTGATTACGCCATATAATTCTATTACTGTGCATACTTATTACTATACATACTTCTATTACAGAGTCCTCCAGTAATAGATCTATGAtgaatcaaagacaatgagactTAGATATTTAGATTTCACTACTTATTACCAATTGTTATACAGAtgtattcacattttttttatctggttgattgatatattattattgagatGATCTAGAGTGCAATTTGGTTCAGGGTGTCCGCGATGACAATAGCACTCCGCCGCTCTATCGGCATACATATGCGGTGCGCGACGACACGAGCTCTCCCGGCTCCGCGGCCTCGGCCTCACCGCGGCCCTGCAAAGACGAAGACCAACCAGCTACCGCTACTTGTTCCGATTCCCATGAACTATTTTCgcgtaagaaattaattttacttaattttaaaacctaGACATCTATgacaattatcataaaataacaacattacgttaaaaatgtataactaaATCTATTGATAGCGGACGGTGAACGTAAGTCCGCTTGCGGCGTTTGTGGAGCCAGACTCGGTCCAGGCGTCGCGCAAGCGCATTTCTTGCAAGAACTGCAGCATTTGTACAGCCTAACAGCGATACCTCGCGAAGCGGCAGCTCCTTCACATTCGCTTCATCACCAAGATGAGGATGCTCGCTGGGAGGTAATaataagaacattattttttagaaaatatgatatattatatcatatataatgcAGActgattgatttttatattataaaatgagtgtatgttttataaacaGACTTACCAACGTATTCGCGCAAACCGACAGAGGAGACTAAAATTGCGTACACGCAAGCGTCACCATACTGTGGAAAGCATGCTCGGTTACGATTTAGAAGATGAAAGGCGCGAGGAACGTCCACGCGAGTCTCGTTCATACGATGCTGAAGACGAGCCTGTCGATGTAGAGGGCGACTCGCTCGGTTGGCCGGAAGCTGCCATAAACGTCGACGGTACGTTGTTTATAACATAAGCACGTAATACCGTTAGACACGCACCTTATATCTCTTCGGGTTATCAACCACTCGAACTAGTCAGGTACTAGAAACAGCGCTTGTGATTACTAGAGACAACGATTTATGACACCTAAACATTTCTCCAGCAGACGCCCCTGAGGCATTTGATTAAGAATTGGTCATAATATCTTACCTAGACAAAAtccttattttgaaaaattttttta from Vanessa tameamea isolate UH-Manoa-2023 chromosome Z, ilVanTame1 primary haplotype, whole genome shotgun sequence includes these protein-coding regions:
- the LOC113404127 gene encoding protein Teyrha-meyrha isoform X1, coding for MTAAVIMEGFLHHMAPQFLHPALQSFGCGAFRPIGGAFHPLYPGKAFARHLGEQYALGQSVGQALRGVRDDNSTPPLYRHTYAVRDDTSSPGSAASASPRPCKDEDQPATATCSDSHELFSPDGERKSACGVCGARLGPGVAQAHFLQELQHLYSLTAIPREAAAPSHSLHHQDEDARWETYQRIRANRQRRLKLRTRKRHHTVESMLGYDLEDERREERPRESRSYDAEDEPVDVEGDSLGWPEAAINVDEKDSRNDGEKIHLSYAEDLEISSTNDTMQSPERVRIETPKPLSLECAKTESVERPAEVSTSEWAAGTDTWPALADAYAHARHKIDGEMPSSTDSRN
- the LOC113404127 gene encoding uncharacterized protein LOC113404127 isoform X3, with product MTAAVIMEGFLHHMAPQFLHPALQSFGCGAFRPIGGAFHPLYPGKAFARHLGEQYALGQSVGQALRGVRDDNSTPPLYRHTYAVRDDTSSPGSAASASPRPCKDEDQPATATCSDSHELFSPDGERKSACGVCGARLGPGVAQAHFLQELQHLYSLTAIPREAAAPSHSLHHQDEDARWETYQRIRANRQRRLKLRTRKRHHTVESMLGYDLEDERREERPRESRSYDAEDEPVDVEGDSLGWPEAAINVDEKDSRNDGEKIHLSYAEDLEISSTNDTMQSPERD
- the LOC113404127 gene encoding protein Teyrha-meyrha isoform X2, translating into MEGFLHHMAPQFLHPALQSFGCGAFRPIGGAFHPLYPGKAFARHLGEQYALGQSVGQALRGVRDDNSTPPLYRHTYAVRDDTSSPGSAASASPRPCKDEDQPATATCSDSHELFSPDGERKSACGVCGARLGPGVAQAHFLQELQHLYSLTAIPREAAAPSHSLHHQDEDARWETYQRIRANRQRRLKLRTRKRHHTVESMLGYDLEDERREERPRESRSYDAEDEPVDVEGDSLGWPEAAINVDEKDSRNDGEKIHLSYAEDLEISSTNDTMQSPERVRIETPKPLSLECAKTESVERPAEVSTSEWAAGTDTWPALADAYAHARHKIDGEMPSSTDSRN